GGGCACCGAGGAGACCGAGGCGGCGCCGCAGAGCGGTTCGCGCCGTCGCCGTCGCCGCCGCGGTGAGGCCGTCGAGACCGAGCCGGCCGCGACACCCGTCACGCTGCCCGCCGAGGAGACCCCCGAGGACGAGCACGAGGAGGACCGGGCCGACACCGGCGCCGAGCACGAGGGCGAGGGTGACGAGGCCGACGAGTACGGCGACCGGCCCTCCCGCCGTCGCCGCCGCGGTGGCCGCCGCCGCCGTCGTGGCGAGGCCGGTGACCCGGAGGACACCGAGCAGCACGACGAACCCGTGAGCGGGGCCGCCGAGGCATCCGACGAGGAGCGGCAGGACCGGGACGACGAGGAGGAGGACGACGAGTCCGGCCCCTCCGGCTCCAGCAGCAGCCGCCGTCGCCGTCGCCGTCGCCGCCGCAGCTCGGACGCCGCGTCCGAGGAGGCGGCCACGGGCTCGGACGACCCGGAGCGTACGGTCGTCAAGGTCCGGGAGCCGCGCAAGAAGGAGGCGGAGCGCGAGCCGGGTACCGGCTTCGACGAGGTCCGGTCCATCAAGGGCTCGACCCGTATGGAGGCCAAGAAGCAGCGCCGCCGCGAAGGGCGCGAGCAGGGCCGCCGCCGTGTGCCGATCATCACCGAGGCCGAGTTCCTGGCCCGCCGCGAGGCGGTCGAGCGGGTCATGGTCGTCCGCCAGAGCGGCGAGCGCACCCAGATCGGCGTCCTCGAGGACAACGTGCTCGTCGAGCACTACGTCAACAAGGAGCAGGCCACCAGCTACGTCGGCAACGTCTACCTGGGCAAGGTGCAGAACGTCCTGCCGTCCATGGAGGCGGCGTTCGTCGACATCGGCAAGGGGCGCAACGCCGTCCTGTACGCCGGTGAGGTCAACTTCGAGGCGCTCGGCATGGCCCACGGGCCGCGCCGCATCGAGAGCGCGCTGAAGTCCGGCCAGTCGGTCCTCGTCCAGGTGACCAAGGACCCGATCGGCCACAAGGGCGCCCGGCTGACCAGCCAGGTCTCGCTGCCCGGCCGCTACCTGGTCTATGTGCCCGAGGGCTCGATGACCGGTATCAGCCGCAAGCTGCCCGACACCGAGCGCGCCCGGCTGAAGACCATCCTCAAGAAGATCGTTCCCGAGGACGCGGGTGTCATCGTGCGCACCGCCGCCGAGGGCGCGAGCGAGGAGGAGCTGCGCCGCGACGTCGAGCGGCTGCAGGGCCAGTGGGAAGAGATCCAGAAGAAGTCGAAGAGCACCACCAGCTCCAACGCGCCGACCCTGCTGTACGGCGAGCCGGACATGACGGTGCGGGTCGTCCGCGACATCTTCAACGAGGACTTCTCGAAGGTGATCGTCAGCGGTGACGACGCGTGGGAGACCATCCACGGATATGTCTCGCAGGTGGCGCCGGACCTCGTGGACCGGCTGTCGCGGTGGACGTCCGAGGTCGACGTCTTCGCGACGTACCGGATCGACGAGCAGCTGATGAAGGCGCTGGACCGGAAGGTCTACCTGCCCAGCGGCGGCTCGCTGGTGATCGACAAGACCGAGGCGATGGTCGTCGTCGACGTCAACACCGGAAAGTTCACCGGGCAGGGCGGGAACCTCGAGGAGACCGTCACCAAGAACAACCTGGAGGCGGCCGAGGAGATCGTGCGCCAGCTGCGGCTGCGCGACCTCGGCGGCATCGTGGTCGTCGACTTCATCGACATGGTCCTGGAGTCCAACCGGGACCTCGTCCTGCGGCGGCTGCTGGAATGCCTGGGCCGGGACCGCACCAAGCACCAGGTCGCCGAGGTCACCTCGCTGGGCCTGGTCCAGATGACCCGTAAGCGCGTGGGGCAGGGTCTGCTGGAGTCCTTCTCCGAGACCTGCGTCCACTGCAACGGACGCGGTGTCATCGTGCACATGGAGCAGCCGGCGTCCACGGGCGGCGGGGGCGGCAAGAAGTCCAAGAAGCGCGGCCGGGGCGGCGCCGGGCACGACCACGAGCACGAGCACGCCGACCGCCACGAGCAGGAGCACGCCGCCGCGCACGACGGGCACGAGGAGCCCGCCGAGACGGAGGCCGAGGTGGCGGCCGAGGCAGCCGCCCCGGTGGCGCTGCCCGAGCCGGAGTTCGGCGCGGACGAGGAGCTGTACAGCAGCCCGGCCGAGGCCGAGGCGGCGGCCCGTGGCCGCGGACGTCGGCGTGGCGGCCGCAAGGCGACGGCCCCGGCCGGTGCCCCGCAGACCGCACCGGCACCGGCACCGGTGGCCGAGCCCGTCGCGGCGTCCGAGGCACGGCCCGAGCCGGCCGTGGAACCGGCGACGGCGGAGGCACCGGAACCGGCGGCCCCGGAACCGGCGGCACCGTCCGAGCCGGCACCGGGTGACGGAGCCGAGGCCCCGGCCGAGGCAGCGCCCCCGGCCCGGACGCGGCGCAGGGCGACCCGTAAGGCGACCGCTCCGGCGGGCTCGCCCAAGCAGGCCGACGTGCCGCAGCCGGTCCAGCCGGTCTCGCCCGCGGCGGAGCCCGTCGCGGCCGAGGACCCGGTCGCTCCGGCGGCCGAGCCGCCTGCCCGTCCGCAGGACGAGGCATCCGTCCAGGAGACCGCGCCCGAGGCTCCGGCCGCCGAGGAGGAGGCCGCACCGGTCGCCGCCCCGCCGCGCGCACGGCGCCGGGTGACCCGCAAGGTCACCGCCCCGGCGGGTTCGCCCGCCGGCGCCGGGGAGGCCGAGGTCGTCGTGGTGACGGGTGCGCCCGCCGCCGGTACCTCCGAGGCCGCCCCGGTGGCGGAGGACGGGGGGGAGGCAGCCCCGGCCCCGGCCAAGAAGACGGTCCGCAAGACCGCCAAGAAGGCCCCGGCCAAGAAGGCGACCGCGAAGAAGACGGCCGCCAAGACCACGGCGGCCAAGACGACGGCCGCCAAGTCCACAGCCGCGAAGAAGACGACGGCGAAGAAGGCCACGACGAAGAAGGCCACGACGAAGAAGACGACGGCGAAGAAGACCGTCGCCGCCGAGCAGTCGTCGCCCTCCGTGACCGCCTCGGCCCCGCCCGAGGAGGGCTGACCCCGGCCCGGCCGGGCGTCTCCAGCCCGGCCGGGTGTGATCCGTGTCCCGTTCTCACAAGGTGAGGGCGGGACACGGCCTTTGTTTCAGAATTGATGCAGAGGCTGGTTAACGGGCCCGAAATCACCGGAGAAATCCCTGATAATCTGACGACGGTCGCTGACTGTGAAGTTCCTGTAGGAGCGTCACGGAAGGTGACCAACCCGGTTCAGGACAGACCGGGCCCAGAAATTCTCGGTAGGGCGTCGGCATGTGCCGGTGGGGTTAAGCGCGGCCTCGTAGGACGTCCCGCAGCGCCCCGTGCCTCTGCCTGCGAAGAGCTCTTGCGGTGTTCAAGGAGGACGTCCATGACGAGCATCAACGAGCAGCCGATTCCTGCTGCGCGTCCGGTCATCGGTGAGGAAGAGATCGAGGCCGCCGTCCGCGTCCTGCGCAGCGGACGTGTGGTCCAGGGGCCCGAGGTCGCGGCGTTCGAGGAAGGTTTCTCCGGTCTGGTCGAGGGACGCCACTGCGTCGCCGTCAACTCCGGTACCTCCGCCCTGCACCTGCTGCTGCTCGCCCTCGGTATCGGTCCGGGCGACGAGGTGATCGTCCCCTCCTTCTCCTTCGCGGCCTCCGCGAACGCCGTCCGCCTGGTCGGAGCCGACGTCGTCTTCGCCGACATCGAGCCCGGCAGCTTCGGCCTGGACCCGGCCGCCGTCGAGGCCGCCGTCACCCCGCGCACCGCCGCGGTCATGCCGGTGCACCTCTACGGCCACCCGGCGGCGATGGACAAGATCATGCCCATCGCACGCAAGCACAAGCTGGCGGTCGTCGAGGACGCCTGCCAGGCGCACGCCGCGTCCCTGAACGGCACCCCGGTCGGCGCCTTCGGCGAAGGCGGAACGTTCAGCTTCTACCCGACCAAGAACATGCACGCCCTGGAGGGCGGCATGGTCACCACCGCCGACCCCGAACTCGCCCGGACCCTGCGCCTCCTGCGGAACCAGGGCATGGAGCAGCGGTACGCCAACGAGATCGTCGGCGCCAACATGCGCATGACGGACGTGGCCGCCGCCGTCGGCCGCGTACAGCTGGGCAAGGTCGGCGGCTGGACCGAGCAGCGCCGCGCCAACGCCGCGTACCTCGACGCGCACATCACCGCTCCGGCCGTCACCACCCCGCCGGTCGCCGAGGGCGCCCGGCACGTCTACCACCAGTACACGATCCGGGTGCGGGGCGACCGGGACGCCGCGATGGCGAAGCTCACCGAGGCGGGCATCGGCAACGCCGTCTACTACCCGACGCCGATCCACCGGCTCAAGCCCTACTGGGAGCCGGACCAGAAGGCCGGACGCCACTGGGACCTGCCCGAGACCGAGCGGGCGGCGGCCGAGGTCGTCTCCCTGCCCGTGCACCCCTCGCTCACCGAGGGCGACCTGGCCCGGATCGCCGACGCCGTGAACGCGCTGGGGGAGAACCTGTGACCGCCGTACTCAGGGCAGGTCTCATCGGCCTGGGCTCGATGGGGCGCAACCACGCCCGTATCCTCGCCGGTCTCGACGGGGTCGCCCTGGTCGGCGTCGTCGACCCGATGGGCGACAAGAACGGTTTCGCCCAGGGTGCCCCCGTCCTCGGCACCGTCGAGGAACTCCTCGCCCTGGGCATCGACTACGCGGTCGTGGCCTGCCCGACCGCCCTGCACGAGCCGGTCGGCCTCCAGCTCGCGGAGGCCGGGGTCTGCGCGCTGATCGAGAAGCCGCTGGCCGACAGCGTCGAGGGCGCCCGCCGTCTGGTCGAGGCCTTCGAGACGCGCGGCCTGGTCGCCGGCGTCGGCCACATCGAACGCTGCAACCCTGCCCTGCGCTCACTGCGCACCCGGCTGGAGGCCGGCGAACTCGGCGACGTCTACCAGGTGGTGACGCGCCGTCAGGGCCCCTTCCCGCACCGCATCGCCGACGTCGGCGTGGTCAAGGACCTGGCCACGCACGACATCGACCTGACGGGCTGGGTCACGGGGCAGTCGTACACCTCGATCGCGGCCCACACGGTGTCGAAGTCCGGCCGCCCGCACGAGGACATGGTCTCCGCGGTGGGCCAGCTCTCCGACGGCACGATGGTCAACCACCTGGTCAACTGGCTGAGCCCGCTCAAGGAGCGGTTCACCTCGGTCACCGGCGCCCGCGGCTGCTACATCGCCGACACGCTCACCGCCGACCTGACGTTCCACTCCAACGCCGCCGTGGCCACCGAGTGGGAGGCGCTGCGCGCGTTCCGCGGTGTCTCCGAGGGCGACATGATCCGCTACGCCATCCCCAAGCGCGAACCGCTGCTCGTCGAGCACGAACTGTTCCGCGACGCGGTGCTGGGGAAGCCGGCCGACATCTGCACCCTCCAGCAGGGACTGCAGACGGTCGAGGTGGCGGCGGCGGTGCTGGAGTCCGCGTCGACCGGCAGCGCCGTACGGCTCGGCGGGCGTGACAGCGCGCCCGGGGGCGTGGCCAGTTGACCGCACCCGACGTCACCGTCGTCGTGGCGGTGTACAACACGATGCCGTACCTCACCGAGTGCCTGAACTCACTGGTGGAGCAGAGCATCGGCGTGGACCGGCTCGAAGTGGTCGCCGTGGACGACGGGTCGACCGACGGGAGCGGCGAGGAGCTGGACCGGTTCGCGGCCCGGTATCCGGACACCGTCAAGGTCATCCACCAGGAGAACTCGGGCGGCCCGGCGGCACCGAGCAACCGCGCCCTGGAAGCGGCCACGGGCCGGTACGTGTACTTCATCGGTTCGGACGACCATCTGGGCACCGAGGCGCTGGAGCGCATGGTGGCGCTCGCGGACGAACGCGGGTCCGACGTGGTCGTCGGCAAGATGGTGGGGACCAACGGCCGTTACGTCCACCAGAAGCTGTACGAATCCGGAAACCCGGACATCAGCCTGTACGACTCCGCGCTCCCGTACACGCTGGCCAACACCAAGCTGTTCCGGCGGTCGCTGGTGGAGGAGCACCACCTGCGTTTCCCCGAGGACCTGCCGGTCGGCAGCGACCAGCCGTTCACCGTCGAGGCCTGCGTCCGGGCCCGCAAGATCTCGGTGCTGGGTGACTACACCTGCTACTACGCGGTCAAGCGCGGTGACGCGAGCAACATCACCTACCGGGCGGACCACCTCGCCCGGCTGCGCTGCACGGCGAAGATCATGGAGCACACCGCCGCACTCATCGGGGCGGGCCCGGAGCGCGACGCCGTCCTCAAGCGGCACTTCGAGTGGGAACTCTCCAAACTGCTGCAGAAGGACTTCACCCTTCTCCCCTTCGAGACCCGCCGCCAGGTGTGCGAGGGCGTCGCGGAACTCCTGGACGCGTACTTCACGGACGGGCTCCGCCGCATCACCGGCGTCAAGCGGCGGGTGCGCTTCGGGCTGGCCCTCGCCGGCGCCGTCGGCGAACTCACCCGCGCCATCACGCAGGAGTCCGAGAACGGCGCCCCGCCCTTCCTCCTGGAGGACGGGCGGGCCTTCGCGCTCTACCCGGGGTTCAGGGACGACGCCGTCGGGCTTCCCGACCACTTCTACGAGGTGCTGGCCGAAGGCGTGACGGGCCGGCTGGCGAAGTACACCCGGCTGGAGTCGGCCGAGTGGGAGCAGGAGGACGAGGAACTCGTCCTCGTCCTCGGCCTGCGGGTCGGTCTGGTGGGTGATACCTCCTCGGCCGTGGTCGCGCTCGTGAACGGCGCGATGCCCGCGTCGGCGGACAAGCCCGGGGCCCGCCGGCTGCCTGGGGGCGCCGGCCGCCCCGGCCCCGCCGGGGAGCTGGCCCGTGAACCGTCCGGCGACGGCAGGTCCACCCTCCTGACCGCCCGTATCCCGATCCGGCCGGCCGACGCCAGGCGCGGGGCCCGGCTCTACGTCGACGTCGCGGGCTCGACGTACGAGATCCCGGTGCGGGCCGACGGGCTGGCGATGCCGCTGGCCAGGCGCTGGGGCCGGGAGACCCCGTACCGGGCGTCCGCCAACGTCAATTCCAAGGGGCGCGTCGTCATCACCACGGCACCGCTGTGGCGGACGAACCCTTCTGCGGGCGCCAAGCTGCTCCAGAAGCTGACCAGGTCGAAGAGGAAGTAACCCGATGAACATCTGTGTAGTCGCGCTCGGCAAGATCGGCCTTCCGCTCGCCGTGCAGTTCGCCGCGAAGGGCCACAAGGTCATCGGGGCGGACGTCAACGAGAAGGTCGTGGAGCTCGTCAACGCGGCCACCGAACCGTTCCCCGGCGAGCACGGCCTGGACGCCGGGCTCAAGGAGACGGTGGGCGCGGGCCTGCTCTCCGCGACGACCGACACCACCGCCGCCGTCGCCGCGTCCGACGCCGTCGTGGTCGTCGTACCGCTGTTCGTGGACGCCGAGGGCACCCCGGACTTCGGCTGGATGGACTCGGCGACGAAGGACATCGCCGCCGGCCTCCGGCCCGGCACCCTCGTCAGCTACGAGACCACGCTGCCAGTGGGCACCACCCGCACCCGCTGGGCGCCGATGCTCGCCGAGGGCTCCGGCCTGACCCCGGGCCGTGACTTCCACCTCGTCTTCTCCCCGGAGCGCGTACTGACCGGCCGCGTCTTCGCCGACCTGCGCCGCTACCCCAAGCTGGTGGGCGGCACCGACGAGGACTCCACGCGGCGCGGTGTGGAGTTCTACGAGGCGGTCCTGGACTTCGACGAGCGTGCGGACCTGCCGCGCCCGAACGGCGTCTGGGACCTCGGCACGGCGGAGGCGTCCGAGCTGGCCAAGCTGGCGGAGACCACCTACCGCGACGTCAACATCGGCCTGGCCAACCAGTTCGCCCGGTTCGCCGACAAGAACGACATCGACGTCAAGAAGGTCATCGAGGCCTGCAACAGCCAGCCCTACAGCCACATCCACCAGCCGGGCATCGCCGTCGGCGGCCACTGCATCCCGATCTACCCCCGGATGTACCTGTGGAACGACCCGGAGGCGACCGTCGTGCGCTCGGCCCGTGAGGCCAACGCCGCGATGCCCGAGTACTCCGTCGACCTGCTGGCCGCCGCCTACGGCGACCTGGACGGGGTGGGCGTGCTGGTGCTGGGCGCCGCCTACCGCGGTGGAGTCAAGGAGACGGCGTTCTCCGGGGTCTTCGGCGTCGTCGAGGCGCTGAAGGCGCGGGGCGCGGTGCCGTTCGTCTCCGATCCCATGTACACGGCCGACGAGCTGACCGCCCACGGCCTCGTGCCGCACCAGGGCCAGACCGTCACCGCCGCGATCCTCCAGGCCGACCACGCCGAGTACCGCGAGCTGGCCGCCTCCGACCTCCCGGACGTACGCGTCCTGGTGGACGGCCGCCGCACGACGGACCCGGCGAACTGGGCGGGCGTACGGCGCGTCGTCATCGGCGGCTGAGCCCGGCGCCGGGCCGGGCGCAACATCCTCCTCTCCGCCGGCACGTCCGGCCTCCGTGAACCGAAGGATCCTTTGATGAGCACGTCCGCCAACCGGGGCAAAGCGGCCGAGCGGCCGAGGCTTGCCGTGATCGTGGCCAACGGAATCACCGGCGACTCCCGGGTGCAGAAGACGGCCCTCGCGGCGGCCCGGGCGGGCTGGGACGTCACGCTCGTGGGACGCAGCACCGGCAAGAACCGGGAGCACTCCTGGTTCGGCCCGGTCAAGGTGATCCGGGTCCCCGTGGGTAACCACTACACCCGTCGTGTCGCCGCGAGCGCCAAGGCGGGAAGCCCCCGGGCCAAGATCACCCAGTGGGGGGTCAAGGACAAGAAGGGGCTGGAGCAGCTCCGTGCCGCCCACAAGGCGTGGGTGCGGGAGCAGAGCGCCCGCGTCGGGTGGATGGGCGACTCCGCGGTCGCGGGGGTGCCGGCGGCGGGCCGCAAGGCGTGGATCAAGGCCCGGCGCGGCGCGCACCAGCTGAGGGTGCGTGCCTACCGCTGGGAGGAGGGGCAGAAGGCCCGCAGCAGGGAGAGGAACAAGGCGGCGAACGGCGACTGGCGGCACGACTGGCCCGGCCTGGTCGACCTCGACCTGGCCTTCGGCCCGGTGATCGAGGAGCTGAAGCCGGACGTCATCCATGCCAATGACGTCACCATGATCAACACCGGGGCGCTGGCGGCGGCCCGGCTCAGGGCCGCCGGACGCAAGTGCGCCTGGCTCTACGACGCCCACGAGTACGTCGCGGGCGTCGAGTGGCGGCTGCCCGTCATGGATTCCGCGTTCCCGGCGGTGGAGCGGGAGTTCATCGGCAAGGCAGACGCCGTGGTGACGGTCTCCCCGGAGATCGCGGAGATCATCCGGTCCGACCACAAGCTGCCGAAGACCCCGCTCGTCGTCCGCAACACCCCGATCCGCGGTGTGATCGGCGAGAACGCGGGCCGGGTGTCGGTCCGTGAGGCGTGCGGACTGGGCGATGACGTCCCGCTGCTCGTCTACTCGGGCTGGATCGCGTCCGAGCGCGGCCTGGGGACCGCCGTGGAAGGGCTCGCGCAGCTGCCCGACTACCACCTCGCCGTCGTGGCCGGTTTCAAGAGCGACGAGCTGACCAGGCTGCTGGAGCAGGCGACGCAGCTGGAGGTCCGTGACCGGATCCACGTGGTGCCCTACGTCGCGCAGCACGAGGTGGCCGATTACCTCTCCACCGCCGACCTGGGCCTCATCTGCTCGAAGCGGACGATCAACTACGAGCTGTCCCTGCCCACCAAGACCGCCGAGTACCTGCACGCCGGCCTCCCGATCATCGCCAGCGACGTGCAGACGCTCAGCGCCTACGTGCGTGAGCACGGCGTCGGCGAGGTGTTCGTGTCCGGCGACGCGGAGTCCTTCGTCGAGGCCGTCACCCGGGGGGTGGCCAACCGGGCCGCGATGAAGGAGCGCATCAGCGACGAGGTCCTGACGGAGCTCTCCTGGGAGCACCAGTGCGAAGGGCTGATGCGGCTCTACACGGAGATCTCCGGAAAGACGCCGCCGGGCCCCGTGCCCGACGCCCCGTGGGACGCGAAGGAGCGCCCCGCGTCCGACGACCGGGCGGAGCCCCCGGCCCTCCTGATGGGGGAGTGGACACCGCTCGGCCAGACCCCGGTCCGGCTGGGGCTCGGTCCCGCCAACTTCGCGGGCCAGCTGGCCGCCTTCGCCAGCGCCGTCTGCCGGGAACGCGCCGACGTCTCCGCGGAGGTGGTCAAGCACCGCACCTCACGGTCGTCGCAGGACTACGCCGCGGACGTGTACGTCGACGGGCGGATGCTCAAGAAGCTCGACGGCCAGCTGGAACAGGTCCAGCGCGTGCTGCCGCGCTACACGCACCTGCTCGCCGACGCGTTCCGGCCGGTGTTCGGCAGCCTCAACGGCGACAGCATCGAAGGCGACCTCCCCGCACTGCGGAAGGCGGGCATCAAGGTGGCCCTTCTCGCGCACGGGAGCGAGGTCAGGCACCCGCTGCGCCACATGGAGCGCAACCCGTACTCCCTCTTCCACGACGCCCCGGAGGGGTACGCAGAGAAGCTGCTGGCCGAGGCGGAGCGCAACCGGCGCATCGCGGAGGAGAGCGGTCTGCCGGTCTTCGTCACCACCCCCGACCTGCTCGTCGACCTCCCCATGGCGACCTGGGCGCCCCTGGTCGTGGACGTGGACGCCTGGGCGTGCGACCAGCCGGTCATGGAGCGCAAGCGCCCCGTCGTGCTGCACGCCCCGTCCGCCCGCTGGACGAAGGGGACGGACCGTGTCCTGCCGCTGCTGGAGGACCTCGACCGGCGCAAGGTGATCGAGCTCAAGCTGGCGGAGAAGCTCTCCTGGTCCAGGATCCGCAGCCTGGTGCAGGAGGCGGACATCGTCATCGACCAGTTCGCCGTCGGGATGTACGGCACCTTCGCCGTCGAGAGCATGGCGGCGGGCAAGCCGGTCATCGCGTATCTCGACAGTGCGTCCGTCGAGCTGGCCGGCGTCAATCCGCCGATCATCGACGTCGCACCGGACGGGCTCGGGGAGGCCCTGGAGCGCCTGCTGGACGACCGTCACGCGGCGGCCCGGATCGGTATCGACTCCGTGGAGTACGTACGGACGCAGCACGACGGGACGGCGACGGCCGCCGCTCTGGCGTCCTTCCTCGACTCCTGAGGAGCCCGCCCGGCCCCGGAACCGGCGCGAGGCCGGAGAAGGGGCCGGGAGCCGGACGGTGCGCGGGCCGTACCGTCCGGCTCCACGTTCAGCCGCGCAGCCCTTGCTCCAGCAGCTCCACGACCCGTACGGCGGCCGTTCCCTCTCCGTACGGGGTACCGCGGGGTGCCTGGGGGGCGGGGCGGGTGGCCAGTGCCGACCACTCGGCGGCGGGAAGCCGGTGCGGGTCCGGTACGAGGACGTTCCAGCCGCCCTCCAGGGTCTCCACCCACTCCGTCTCCGGGCGGACGGTGGTGCAGGCCCGGCCGAGCAGGAAGGTTTCCTTCTGCAGGCCCCCGGAGTCGGTCACCACGCCGGCCGACGCCATGACGGCGGCGATCAGGCCGGCGTACGGGAGGGGCCTGCCGACGTGGACCGAGCCCTGCTCCAGTTCGATGCCGTGCTCCTTGGCGCGGGCGACCAGACGCGGGTGCGCGAGCAGCGCGACGGGCACCGGCAGCCCGGCCAGCGAAGCCAGGATCGCCGACAGGCGCTCGGGGTCGTCCGTGTTGTCCGGCCGGTGCAGAGTGGCCAGCAGGAACGGCGCGCCGGCGTCGATGCCCGGGGGCAGTGCCGGGGCGGGGTGCTCCCCGGCGGCCACCGCGTCCCGGATACGCAGGCAGATGTCGACCATCACGTCCCCGGCGAGCCGTGAGCGCTCCGCGAGCCCCTCGTTCGCCAGGTGGCGCATGGCCTCCTCGGTCGGAGCCAGCAGCAGATCGGCGCAGTGGTCGGTGAGGACGCGGTTGTGCTCCTCGGGCATCCGCCGGTTGAACGACCGCAGGCCCGCCTCCAGATGCGCGACGGGGAGGTGCATCTTCACCGCGGACAGGGCGCCGGCCACCGTGGAGTTGGTGTCGCCGTACACGAGGACCCAGTCGGGCCGCTCCTCCTCCAGGACCTTGTCCATGGCGGCGAGCACCGCTCCGGTCTGCACACCGTGACTGCCCGAACCCACTCCGAGGTGGACGTCGGGGGCAGGGATGCCGAGACCGTCGAAGAACACGTCGGACAGATCGGCGTCGTAGTGCTGGCCGGTGTGCACGATGACGTGCTGATGCGGGGTGCCGGCGAAGGCTGCGGCGATGGGGGCGAGCTTCACGAGTTGGGGGCGGGCCCCGACGACGCTGAGAACCTTCACTGTTGTCCTTCTTCTTTGTGTCTGCCGAGCCCGCTCCGGGCCGGGTCCGATGGTACGTGGGGGCCTGTGGGGCACCACCACCGCAGGCCCGTCGAGGGCCGGTATGCTCGCTGGCTGCGGTATGTCTGCGGCGGGGAGAAGGCCGTGACGGCGGCTATCAGGAAAGGCGCGTACATGGAGCCCGAGAACACCACGCAGAACAAGCCCCGGGGGCGGGTCGTCATGCTCGTCGACAACGGGGTCAAGGGCGACTCGAGAGTGCAGAAGGCGGCACGGTCGGCGGCCGACGCGGGCTGGGACGTCGTGCTCTTCGGAGTCTCGCCCGACGGTGAGAAGCACTCCTGGAAGGTCGGCAGCGCGGAAGTGCGGCTGATCCCCAAGCCGGGTCCCCTCAACCCGCGGCGCCACGACATGCGCCGTCCCCTCTTTCGGCGCCCGCTCGCCTACCGCTCCCCGCAGGTGGCGCGCTACCGCGTCCAGGCCGTCAAGGCATGGCGCTCCGACCTGAGCTTCCGGCAGGCCGCGGTGAAGGCGGCCAGAGCGGGCCACCCGGGCCGCAGCGCGGGCGGCTCCAAGGCCAGGCTGCTGGTCCCGAGGGTCAGCTCCAAGGTGTACAGCAAGTGGGTCGCCCTCCGTGCCCGGGAGACCACCGACCTCCAGCAGCGCCGTTCCATGCTGGACGCCCGGCTGGACCGCGCGACGACCGCACTGTGGCAAGGGCTGATGAAGCAGCGCTCCTGGCGCCGCCTCACGCCCAACCTCTGGGACTTCGAGCTGGCGTTCGCCAAGCACATCGACAAGCTCAAGCCCGATCTCATCCACGCCCACGACTTCAAGATGCTGGGCGTCGGAGCCCGCGCCGCCGTCCGGGCCCGTGCGGCGGGCCGGCCGGTGAAGCTGGTCTGGGACGCCCACGAGTACGTACCCGGTC
This DNA window, taken from Streptomyces nitrosporeus, encodes the following:
- a CDS encoding glycosyltransferase family 2 protein: MTAPDVTVVVAVYNTMPYLTECLNSLVEQSIGVDRLEVVAVDDGSTDGSGEELDRFAARYPDTVKVIHQENSGGPAAPSNRALEAATGRYVYFIGSDDHLGTEALERMVALADERGSDVVVGKMVGTNGRYVHQKLYESGNPDISLYDSALPYTLANTKLFRRSLVEEHHLRFPEDLPVGSDQPFTVEACVRARKISVLGDYTCYYAVKRGDASNITYRADHLARLRCTAKIMEHTAALIGAGPERDAVLKRHFEWELSKLLQKDFTLLPFETRRQVCEGVAELLDAYFTDGLRRITGVKRRVRFGLALAGAVGELTRAITQESENGAPPFLLEDGRAFALYPGFRDDAVGLPDHFYEVLAEGVTGRLAKYTRLESAEWEQEDEELVLVLGLRVGLVGDTSSAVVALVNGAMPASADKPGARRLPGGAGRPGPAGELAREPSGDGRSTLLTARIPIRPADARRGARLYVDVAGSTYEIPVRADGLAMPLARRWGRETPYRASANVNSKGRVVITTAPLWRTNPSAGAKLLQKLTRSKRK
- a CDS encoding nucleotide sugar dehydrogenase, translating into MNICVVALGKIGLPLAVQFAAKGHKVIGADVNEKVVELVNAATEPFPGEHGLDAGLKETVGAGLLSATTDTTAAVAASDAVVVVVPLFVDAEGTPDFGWMDSATKDIAAGLRPGTLVSYETTLPVGTTRTRWAPMLAEGSGLTPGRDFHLVFSPERVLTGRVFADLRRYPKLVGGTDEDSTRRGVEFYEAVLDFDERADLPRPNGVWDLGTAEASELAKLAETTYRDVNIGLANQFARFADKNDIDVKKVIEACNSQPYSHIHQPGIAVGGHCIPIYPRMYLWNDPEATVVRSAREANAAMPEYSVDLLAAAYGDLDGVGVLVLGAAYRGGVKETAFSGVFGVVEALKARGAVPFVSDPMYTADELTAHGLVPHQGQTVTAAILQADHAEYRELAASDLPDVRVLVDGRRTTDPANWAGVRRVVIGG
- a CDS encoding glycosyltransferase family 4 protein, with translation MSTSANRGKAAERPRLAVIVANGITGDSRVQKTALAAARAGWDVTLVGRSTGKNREHSWFGPVKVIRVPVGNHYTRRVAASAKAGSPRAKITQWGVKDKKGLEQLRAAHKAWVREQSARVGWMGDSAVAGVPAAGRKAWIKARRGAHQLRVRAYRWEEGQKARSRERNKAANGDWRHDWPGLVDLDLAFGPVIEELKPDVIHANDVTMINTGALAAARLRAAGRKCAWLYDAHEYVAGVEWRLPVMDSAFPAVEREFIGKADAVVTVSPEIAEIIRSDHKLPKTPLVVRNTPIRGVIGENAGRVSVREACGLGDDVPLLVYSGWIASERGLGTAVEGLAQLPDYHLAVVAGFKSDELTRLLEQATQLEVRDRIHVVPYVAQHEVADYLSTADLGLICSKRTINYELSLPTKTAEYLHAGLPIIASDVQTLSAYVREHGVGEVFVSGDAESFVEAVTRGVANRAAMKERISDEVLTELSWEHQCEGLMRLYTEISGKTPPGPVPDAPWDAKERPASDDRAEPPALLMGEWTPLGQTPVRLGLGPANFAGQLAAFASAVCRERADVSAEVVKHRTSRSSQDYAADVYVDGRMLKKLDGQLEQVQRVLPRYTHLLADAFRPVFGSLNGDSIEGDLPALRKAGIKVALLAHGSEVRHPLRHMERNPYSLFHDAPEGYAEKLLAEAERNRRIAEESGLPVFVTTPDLLVDLPMATWAPLVVDVDAWACDQPVMERKRPVVLHAPSARWTKGTDRVLPLLEDLDRRKVIELKLAEKLSWSRIRSLVQEADIVIDQFAVGMYGTFAVESMAAGKPVIAYLDSASVELAGVNPPIIDVAPDGLGEALERLLDDRHAAARIGIDSVEYVRTQHDGTATAAALASFLDS
- the wecB gene encoding non-hydrolyzing UDP-N-acetylglucosamine 2-epimerase translates to MKVLSVVGARPQLVKLAPIAAAFAGTPHQHVIVHTGQHYDADLSDVFFDGLGIPAPDVHLGVGSGSHGVQTGAVLAAMDKVLEEERPDWVLVYGDTNSTVAGALSAVKMHLPVAHLEAGLRSFNRRMPEEHNRVLTDHCADLLLAPTEEAMRHLANEGLAERSRLAGDVMVDICLRIRDAVAAGEHPAPALPPGIDAGAPFLLATLHRPDNTDDPERLSAILASLAGLPVPVALLAHPRLVARAKEHGIELEQGSVHVGRPLPYAGLIAAVMASAGVVTDSGGLQKETFLLGRACTTVRPETEWVETLEGGWNVLVPDPHRLPAAEWSALATRPAPQAPRGTPYGEGTAAVRVVELLEQGLRG